A stretch of DNA from Mus musculus strain C57BL/6J chromosome 6, GRCm38.p6 C57BL/6J:
TAAATCTGGCTGCTGGAAGTTATGTACAGTTTAAACAAGTGGAGGGAGTTAATGGGTGAAGAGCCACAGGGACAGCTACCATCAAGACATCCAGGCTCCAGTGGCTGTGCTATATGTGCAAGCAATAAAGAGACTTGAGGGTGAGGCAGAAGTGTTGCTCATTGTGTCGGCCTTTCCTTTCCCCCACCTGCTTGTTCCTTTGTTGGCACTGCTTTGCATGGGTAGTTGTTCTCTGGCAGCTACATCAGAGGCCAACCATCGGGGACAGCCCAGATACCCTGTACCATGCTCTTCTCTACAGACTGAATGATATCTCACCTTAAAGGGGGAAGTAAAATATATTCTGTGTCACTTAGCAAAAGAAAGATGGGTTTGTCCCAGATTTtgtgatggtgatgataaaaCTATCAGAGTGATGATCGTTCTTTTGGGTTCATGGACTGATTGGATTTCTGGCTGTAACCAAACCATTGCTCTGTCTGCTTTAACCAGGAGTCTCAGCTAGTTGCTGGTGTTGCGTTCAAGAAGACTTTCTCTTATGCTGGGTTTGAAATGCAGCCCAAGAAGTATAAGAACCCCAAGATTGCCCTCTTAAATGTTGAGCTTGAGCTGAAAGCAGAGAAAGATAATGCTGAAATCAGAGTCCACACAGTGGAGGTAGGTTTCCCCAGCGGGGATGCTTTCTGGGTGAGGGCTCTGGTCTGTAGGCTGCTAAGCTATGTTTCTCAGGTACCTGTGGACACTTCCATGTCAGCTCTCTTGGAAGAGAAAATTAGGTCCActaattttctctttgttctccttAAATGACTTCTACCTGGAGTAATGTGAATGTGAAAAGTTACTGAGTGACTGCTCCCTGCCTCTTGGGGATGGGTCCTGCAACACCTCACATACATCAAGTAGGGCTGTGCCACTGAGCTATATACCCCCAGTCTCTGACccctttttaactttttgagacaaggttcctctgtagccctggctgttgtggaatcttttcttttttctttttggagacagggtctcattatgtagctcttctatcctggaacttgctttgtagaccaggctagcctcaaaagatctgcctgcctctccctcctgaatgCTTACCAggcctttttaaaatgtttattttgaggtgaagtcttgttaagttgctcaagctggccttgaatctgTAATTTTCCTAACTCAGTCCTGAGTATCTGGGATAACAAGCTTACTTAGTCTTCTAGTGGACTCTGTTCCTATCATTGTGGTTCTCAAGGCAGCCTCTAGGTAGCAGTATCTCCCAGCACAGAATGGCTTTTGTAATAGAAGAGGTCTTACTGGGAAATCCCTAGGCACAGCTTTCAGAAGAGGTTAAACTGTTATTCTCCATACCTCAGCAGTGCCAAAAATTCTGGCAAAGCTCCTTCCTTGAGGTTactttgtatgtttgtgtttgaaAGTGCTAAGTGGTTGCTGTTAAAGGTCCTTGTGTTTTGGGACTGTTGGCCCATTCCCAGATAAATCAGCATGTTTTTGTTTGAGGGAGGGGTTGGTTTAGCCCATCATATATACCCACCTCCATTCCAACCACCCTCTTCTTTTTGGGGCTCTGTAGGATTACCAGGCAATTGTTGATGCCGAGTGGAATATTCTCTATGACAAGTTAGAGAAGATCCATCAGTCTGGAGCCAAAGTCATCTTGTCTAAACTCCCTATTGGGGATGTGGCCACCCAGTACTTTGCTGATAGGGACATGTTCTGTGCTGGCCGAGTGCCTGAGGAGGATCTGAAGAGGACGATGATGGTAAGAAACCCTTGGACTGCTGCTTATCCTTCATGGCCCTGAACTTTTTCCTCTGACCCGATGTAATGGAATAGACTATCAAGTTGTCCCTATGTTAACACTGTCAAGAAATGTTCCAACCCAGTGTATATGCCTAGTAATAGAAACTCCTTTGAATTCACTGACCAAGACAGGTCAGGAAGTGGATAGTGCCCAGCCACCAACACTGTGGTCAGCAGATAAGCCTCGATGAGTATTGCTACCAGCCAGGGCTTTCCTTCTGGGTTTGAGCCTGTAGTCTAAAGAACTGCTCCTGAGTAGAGTTGCTGCACCCAGAGCACTAGACATCAGGTCCCTATCTCCTTTGAACGAGACCCTTTGCcttgtgtttgttctgttttgattttcatctttTTGAGGGGCAGTAGGGATTATTTAGAGGTTAGGGTAAAGGTGGGCTATCCTATGCAGAGGGCTCAGGCTCTGTGGCAACACGGCTTAGTGAGTGCCTGGTGGGAGGCTAATTGTCCTCATTGATGTTTTCCTTGCTCTTCAGGCTTGTGGAGGCTCAATCCAGACCAGTGTGAATGCTCTGGTTCCAGATGTGCTGGGCCACTGCCAAGTGTTTGAAGAGACCCAAATTGGAGGAGAGAGGTGAGCCTATTGGGTCTTCCAAACCCTTTTTTGGTCATGTTTTGGGTGTGATATATAGCTTGTACTATTCCTTTTTCAGGGTGGTATTTTGGGGTGTGGGGGATAAAGAGGTCAGGTAGTGTTAAAGAAGGGGAGAAGTTCTAGTTGGATCTTGGCTCCGATTCCACAAGCTTTGATGCTTCAGTGATACCACAGCAGTCCTGCCTGAGTGAACAAGAACTTCTCCCTCTTGGGAAGGCTTGGCAGGGAGCTCAGATGGCAAGATGGCAGCAATTCATGTGTGCACCATTGTGTCCTGGACGTAGGTACAATTTCTTCACTGGCTGCCCTAAGGCCAAGACATGTACCATCATCCTCCGTGGTGGCGCTGAGCAGTTtatggaagagacagagaggtccCTACATGATGCCATCATGATTGTGAGGAGGGCCATCAAGGTACTGGGATGACAGACTCTTACCTTCACAGTCCCCTAATCAGCTCTAATCCCGGAGCTGATAAGATTGGATTTCATGTAAACTGTCCTTTCCTTGATGACATGTTGGGCTTTCATTTCCTCCTGAAAACCAGAGTAGATCTTCATTTGCCCCCAAAATCAGGCAACAAACTGAGTTGATCTATTTAGCTGTCCTTGTGATGTCACTACCCCAAACTATGGCAGACATTGACAGTGACCTTAAAATACCTAGGGTTGAAACTGAGATGTGCTTCATGCTTGCTGTGTCTAGGTTCCTGAGGCTTGGAAGGGAGACAGAACAAGTCACTCTTCACTTTTCTAGGCTGGAAGATTTGCTTTGTGGCCCAACTTGAAGCCTTGAGCTGGGGCAGTGCATTGAGATGTGTTTGGTTTCTGTAGAATGACTCTGTGGTGGCTGGTGGTGGAGCCATCGAGATGGAACTTTCCAAATACCTGCGGGATTACTCGAGGACCATTCCTGGGAAGCAGCAGCTGTTGATTGGGGCATATGCCAAGGCCCTGGAGATTATTCCACGACAGCTATGTGACAACGCTGGCTTTGATGCCACAAACATCCTCAACAAGCTGCGGGCTCGACACGCACAGGTGGTTATGCTCTCTGGAGTCAGGGATATTGGGTGGGTGAGGTAGGCTATTAGGTATGTGCTGTGCCCACTGGAAATACAGTCACTAGATACAATGGGGAGCTGCCTCCTGTCGTAGTGCCAGAGTTGGAAGTAGGTGTTGGCTGGGGTCAAGTAGGGAAAGGTCTGGTGCCATTTCTCTTCACAAAGTGCTTTGTCAAGTCAGGTTCCTGGAGTCCTTTGGAAGGTGCAGGAATAAATGTGCCAtggtgactctcctctctttcagGGAGGTATGTGGTATGGGGTGGACATCAACAATGAGAACATCGCCGACAACTTCCAGGCATTTGTGTGGGAGCCAGCCATGGTGCGCATCAACGCTCTGACAGCAGCTTCTGAGGCTGCATGCCTTATTGTGTCCGTGGATGAGACTATCAAGAACCCCCGCTCCACTGTGGATCCTCCAGCTCCATCAGCTGGCCGTGGCAGAGGCCAAGCCCGCTTCCACTGAGAGGCGAGGCGGTCTGCACCTCCTTGTGAGGTGAGGGGGTGGATGAGAAGATGGTTGCTGGTCTGCTGGGTTCTCACTGAGGTTATTTAAATAAAGCTTAAGGTTATTTGCTTGGTGTGTTTTTCATAAACATTTTCCTGCCTTAGAATTGGAGTCATGTATACTTGGAAATAGaagtaaagaattgtgttagccTGCTGCTTGCTCTGCTGTGATGGCCCTTGTCTAGACACCTCAGTGGCTAGGTGGTAGCAGTATCACCGTCACACAACACTGCTGTGATCGTAGTTGGAGTGCATTCCCTGTCTGCTCTGACCGCACTTCATGTTCTCTGAGCTCAGTGTTTCCTCTTGCAATATTTTAAGAGAAGGCACAGAAAAGTGTCAGGTTGTCATATAATCtctggacttgagctttctaaGGCCTTGTAAGAAAACAGCTTGTTTCTTGTTCAGAGTCCCTTTTTGTTTACGCTGATAACTGTGGACTGAACCCAGGCCTGGGAGGTTTGCTCGGCAGCCACTTGACCGCAGCTCCATTCCCTGCCCTGTTTTTACTTTGGGTTGACCAGTCTTTCTGCACCTAGAGGTTCACTAAAttgcccatgctggccttgaccTAACTTTGTCTCCTGAGTAAACTGGGACAACTGGCTTATGCCTACCACCATCCCAGCTCCTGCTTCTGACCAGAGGCAGTTAGCTATCAGCACAGAAGACTGGCAGGATTTACCAGTGCCTCGGTTCTGCCAGCTGCCCCAAGCTAGAGCTGTAGCTCCAGTTATTAGCTGGAGGGGTCATTTCGAATAACTGAAGTTCTTGTTTCCTGAAACATCTGGGAAATGTCTGGGAAGTGACTAGAGAACCTCAGGAGCCTACACTCATGGTCAGATGGCCTCGAGGCAGGATAGGATTTGTAACCAGCTCGAAGCATGTGGCACTCAAGGATCACTTGTACAAGTTTCAGCCAGACGCCTGGTATGTATTTAAACAGGAATCAACACACAAAGCCTGGCTTCCTCCTACCTCAGTGTTGTTCTTAGCTGCAGAAAAGCTGGGGCTGTCTGGTGGGGTGCTCACCTAGCACGTGTAAAgtcctgggctcaattcccaggatTGCAGACTGATGCACACATGTACTCTGTGGCACCAGAGAGCTGGGTCAGAAGCTGAAGGCTATCTTCagtattgagtttgaggccagcctgagctacattcgACTCAGAAGCAAAGGGTAGGGTTTGGTATCTCACAAATTTGGCTACATGCCACAGATTTCCTTTGGCCACACACCAGCTTTTCAGTTTCACCATCTTTTATTGGATACAGAACCAGAAATTCTGATGCCCGTGAATCCTTTTAAATACATACGATCAGATACATTCGGCAGAGGGCATCTGGGTGACATGGAGCAAAGTGCTGGGATGGCAATGCCTGGGTGGGGCAGAAAAGTGGGGCCAGGGAAGGCCCCCTGGGGGCTGGAGGTACAGGCACCACTttagaaacaaaactaaaaccataAGTTCCTGTCCACCCCTCTGCCTAGTGTGCATGGGGGCAGGTTGCAGCCTGGCTGTGCAGGGAGTCAGGGCCTAGGGGCCAGCTGTGCCCTCTTGAGCCACCTCAGGTCCCTGCCTGAGTTCCTTGCCAGGGCTGAGTAAAGACTTGGGGGTTCCAGGCCAAGCCTCCCCAGGGCTGTGATAATGGCAGAGGTCCAGAGCTGGCCTCCTGGTGGGGTACCTGCTTGATTGTCTGGCAGTCTCAGGACTAAGGCCCCAAAGAGTCGGGGAAAGCCTAACGGTCTGCTCTTCACCCAACCTTAAGCCTTGTCCTTGGGCAAGGACTACAGCTGAACTCACTTGTCCAGgttatacacacactacacagtaatatatacagagagagatgcTGGCCTGAGCCAAGGCTGGATGAGAAAGCAGGGCCACCAAGGGCAGCGAGACTGCCAAGTCATCAAGCTGGTGGCTAGGGTAGGCCCCACCAGTGCTTAACAACTCCAGAGGGCACTGAAGTCTCACCTCTCCAAGTTCACCAGGAACTATGTCTTTGGCACCAGCTGTCAATTCTGGGAAGTTTTCCTTCAACATCGTGCCTTACAGAGACTGGGGTTGACAGCTTATTGCCTGTGTTCTGCATTCAAGATCAGGGCTGGTGACAGAGCAGCAGGCCTTGGGAAAGAGGCCTGTTAAGTTTCTGATGCAATTCCTGAGGCCGATTTAGCCTctgttaatgttttttttttttttaaaagaaaagcctaATTTTAGGGTACTCTCTCGATGGGTGGAAAGCTGGTGTTCTGGGCAAGGTGCATACATTTTTTGCCATAACTGTGGGGAAAAGCAGCCTGCATAAGCATGAAGTACTCAAGCCAAACCATGCCCCAATTTACACGTGCTGTTTGGCAGGGGATGGGAGTGGAAGAGATGGCAAGTGGCTGCCACCTGTGAGCCTTCTTCTCCATTGACCCAGTGCTTCTGGAGCAGGGCATGCCCACGCGAGTTTTCTGTGCCTTACTTAAGTATGAGACGCAGAgggcttccctcttccctttgagTGGCTGAAGAAAGGCTGAGGTGCTTCTAAGGAAGCCAGGCACCCACCCTATCCCCATTGGCTCTGTGACTGCTCAAGATAGAAATGAGCACAGCACCCAGAAGCAGGGATGGCCCCCTTTGGAGAAAGCAAAGAAACCACAACTTGGAGACAGAGCTGCTGGCTCTCCGCATGCCTGAAGACTAAGATGCCCAAGACTCAGCCAGGACACAGTGACCTGTCACTTAGGTTGGTAAAGGCTTAGGTCTGCAATTTTCACTTTACTCACCTTTACTCAGAGCAAGAACACAGGTGAGACTTCTTAGGGGTAGGTTTCCCTGTCCGTGGGTCAGAATGCCTGGAACCAGCATCTTGGTCCTGCCTCCTGCCCTGATGGCTGTGCAACCCTGTGCACCCAGGCATTCTAGTGCCTCCCCTGCCCAGGGAGATGTCCAAATCCTAGGATTGTGAAACAGAAGCCCCTGCTGGCAGGCTTGGCCAGCTACATTACTTTGTGCTTTATCCAAGAGACAGGAAGGGCAGCACCTCTGGTCTTAAGAGTCACAGGGAGCAGGAGCTACATGGATGCAGCTGGCAAAACAACTGACCTACTAAAGGCAGCTGGGGCCCAAGTGCACCTCCACCTCCCTTCTGGGTCACAGAAGGAGAGGAAAGTTGTGCTGTTGCCTGTGACTCCTTGGGGACaaggctggggaggtgggagtaACGGGAGGCAGCTGTGAGAGGTAGGGGCATAGATACCACACAGCCAAGGTTTCATGCAGGACTAGGCATGGAGTATCCAGCACTGACAGCCTTGGCATTTCAGTGTGTAAAGAGCAGGTACAGAGCAAGCCACGCAACTCAGCGATGATGATAAACTGGGACAGGGCTATAGGATCGGGGAGCATCGAGCTGGAGGCTGTGCAGCAATGGAAGGGACTTGTGTGGCAGCAACATACAGATGGGTTTGCACCCAGTCCAGGGTGTGGCACAGCTGGAGAAAACTGGCAAGAGGATCCCACCTTACAAAGGAGCAAAGAAAACCCTAAGATGTGGACGACAAACCAGGCGTTTGAAAGATCTGCCCAAATGAGGGCTGCCAAGACTCATGGCCTCGGCCACTCCACGTTCTGAGCAGAGGAATTCGGTTAGGTGTGCTCAGCCAGTGGGGCTTTGGTGACCAGACTTCTTGGGTACGATGCAAGGGCCGGCGACACCCTATCACAAGGATTCTCCTACTATAGTTTCAGCCCAGGACTGTAGAGACACAGGCTGTGGAAATTATTCCTCCGCCTCAGCACCAGGATCTGGCTCCTTGCCAAAGGCTTCTCAAGCCACTAGTTAGGTCAAgcaagctccccctcccccaaactccAGCACAGCAGGTAGCCCGGGGTCTCCCCTCCCTTTGGGGATCTTGCCGAAATGCCTGGGTTAAGAGGTCCCTTCTCACTGTAGGGCTTTGCTGGGTCCCTTGCTCTCTGTGATCCCCGAAGCAAGGAGTTGTATAGAGACTGCTTTGAGCTTAGCTCTATATTGTGGTAGCGAGAAGTAGCCTCCTCCAACTGACCAGTACTTTACCTGCTGGGGAGGTGTAGGCCTCATCCTGCCTGGTGTACTctatagacattttattttagcttttgaaATTCACCCTTATGGCCCTGCCTCAACTTTCAGCTAACCTTGTCCCTGGATTCCTAGGCTCGCCTAGATTATCACTGGAGAATGTGGACCTGGAAGAAAGGCCTTACAGAGGGCTCGGTCACGAAAAGGGGAGAAGAGTCCTCCTTGCCACGTCTGAGCTGCTTTAAGCCCCATCTGGCTCCTGACCAGGAGATGGCCTGCCTGAGCAGCTGAGGAGGCCCTGGGTGGCTACTGCAGATCCTCTGCGCAGTGACAACCAGCAGCAGGTGTGTCAGCTCCTTGCTGGCTGTACCAGCAGGCCATTCCAGCTGGGGATGTGAGGGGAGAGGTGTCTCAGGGCAGCTTCTTTCCAAGTCCCCTGTCCCGGGGAGGCAGTGCTCTGAGTCACCTGTCACTGCTGTCCCAACTGGACAGGATATTCAACCACTGTCTGGAACCTGGGGTAACACTAGGCCTCCAAAGGTCTAGTCCAAGCCAGGGCCTCTCCAGAGGTCCAAAGAGCACTTGGTGTGGGGCTGGCAGGTGCCCTGCCGCCCCTCACCCGGGTTAGCAACCACCTTCTACCTTGATGTGCAGAATCTTCGAGAAGCCAGGCCTCCGACGCAGGGCCTGCAGACAAAGGCCCTAAGTTAGCTCTCATTAGGTTGGGCAGGTAAACTGCTGCCACCTTCAACAGCCCCAGCCAAGGGGTCTTGTGTGGCCTTAAAAAGGCACCTCTCACCTGGAGTTTTGTCACCATGTCCTCAAACAGCTTCTGGGCCTCGGGACTGCTGGGCTCTTTGAAGTAATCTGCAATCCCAATCTGCACCACAATGGATTTAAGGTTCCGGCAGATGCCTGGGGAGCAGGTAAGGGAGACAGTGCTTGGCAGGGCGATGGGCTGCATCTCCTTTCACAAAACCAGAGCCCCACTGAGAAACACACCTGGGCCAGCCACAGGAACAAGAGGACCAGGCCCGGGCTGGCTGCAGCTCATAATGAAACATCGTAAGACAGGCAAAGATATCCTGAGAGGACAGGTGTGTGACAGCAAGCTGCTCACTGCCCTAGCAACTCCCCGGCAGAGGGGACAGCTGTGCCACGGCCTGGGCACTTGGAAGTGACTTAAGAGGGGCAGAGGTGTTGAACTGCGGCTGAGTGTTGAGTGGGTGAAAGGGAGGTGATCAGACAATGAAGCAATGGTTTCAATAACTAGCAGCCATGatgccagagagagacagagtgaggtcAGGAGCTAGGAGGGGCCAGGACAACAGGATTGGGGGGGGACTATGTAGTCCATTTAGGTAGACATGAGGCTGAAGGTCCAGGAGGTGATAAGGCCAAAGAAACAGGTGTGAAGGCCCAGGGCTGTCACCCTAGCTACTCAAGAGgtcaagacaggaggatcatCAAGTTGAAGGTCTGTCCGGACAgcttagtgagactgtctcaaagtaaaaatgcaaaaaggccaggcatggtggtgcagccTTTACTGCTTGCacggggaggggagcagaggtggatgggtctctgtgagtttgaggccagcctgatctaagtTCCAGagcacagtcagggctacacagacaaaccctgtctcataaaggtACGGGTAGGGTAGGGGATGGAGACTGGAAGCATAGCACTTAAAGCACTTGGCTTAATCCCCAGTACTGGGGGAAAAATCATGGTCACCTCCACTTGGTCCTGAGAGGTGGACTACAGTGAAGGCTATGCATGATTGAGCAGATAGGATGATGTGGACAGCAGAAAGAGTCAGAGTGAAGTCCGTATCTCCAAGATATGTCTCTGAGGACTCACATGTATTTTAAGCTACCACCTAAAAAGTCAAAAGACAAGACTGCCGAATTCAGGAAGGGAAGTCGCATGTACAAGAGTGGTATCGAAACCCTGTCTGCACTCTGCCTGTCTGCTCTCTGCCTGTACCCCAGTGGGAGGCTCACACACACAGCTCTTGGTGACATTGTGGGCCAGCACAGAACAGTAGCCATCCTGTGCAGCTAAACAGTTGACACTAAATGCTGCCAAGCCTGGAGTACTTCAGAAACACTAAATGAGCCAAGGCAAAAACTCTGCCTGCCCCTGTACTGGCATATGCTGGTTAGAGCAGCAGGAAATAGTTACATTGCCTGCTAGAAGCTACAACTATCCCAGGACACCCCTCAAGAATtggtcttgttgatttttctgaaTTGGAGAGACTCTTATCtagtccctgtccctgtctccccaGGTGTGTGCAATTTCCCCCAGCTGCAGGGTCTTTGGAGGAACCGGAGTAAGAAGAGCACTCCACCCGTGCAGCCACGAGAGGGTTGTCATCTGTGCCGAGACTTTTTGGTGGAACGGCTTGTTTGGGGTGACCCACACTCTATAAGTAATCCTCACCCATGTTCTGTAAGTAAGCCCAATAAACACCATGGTTCAGCAAGCTGAATTCTGGTAGCACTACTTGGTACACCACAGATGGCCCTTCTGGGAGGAGCAAGCATCTATCTGCATCACCACAGGAAGAGGGCACTCAGTGCTGCCGACTGGACTGTCGGCAGATAGGCTGTAGCCATACCCCGCAACCCCAAACCCCCATTGCTCACTGTTAAAATGAAGCAGGGCCTTAGGGGTGACAGGGGTGGCTGTGAGCACCAGCATCTCCagtcccttcaggccttcccgGCAGACCTCAGCCGCCACCTCCTGGGTAATCTCTGACACGTGGTCCAGCTCCAGGACCTGCAGCCGCATACAGTTTCTTGCTAGGAGAGGAAGAAGATAGGCCTGGTGACAAAGTCCCCGGCCCCCCTGCCCAACCACCCAGGCTGCAGCCCCCAACGCTCGTGGGACTTCACAGGCAGCATCTCACCCTTGCCTGCTTCTTGTCTACATACTCCAACCCCAAGCAAAGACTCACCAAGTGATGCCAGGCCCTGTACCCCACAGCCGGCACCACCTACGCCCAGGGCCCGGAGGTGGGGCCAACAGCGTCCAATCATCTGCAGGCAACGGTTGCTGAACCGGGTGGGCTGCTGGCTGAAGAATGGAAAGTGGACAGTGGTCAGGGAGGCATCGCACTCCCAAGTGTGAGAGTCCACGGAGGATTCTTTTCATGCCTCAGGCCTTGCCAACAACCCAGCTGGCTTTTTAAGTCAGAAAGTAGCTCATCTCTGACTCTGTCCTCTCCCCTTTCACTACACCAGGCAGCTTCAGATTCCAGAGCCACCCAGAGCTGTAGACCAGAGCCCCACCCTGGTCTCTATTCACCCTGCACCTGGTGACCAGCTCCTCATTGGGCACCAGGTAGTTATCAAGTGTGCGTTACAGCCACGCTGTGGAATGCAAGGTGACAATGAAGACACAGCTCCACCCTTAAGAGCACACCCTGGGTTCTCCAACAACATTTGTCATCTGACCTTTATCTGCCGCTGCCACCTATCCTTGAACTagaagccatcctcctgcctcagcctctcaagtgctcagattacagaCCACACCtagtttttgataactttattactttttttcttgttgtttagatttttttttttaagaagtgtCTGATGCAGCCCAGGCTGAGTGACTTCAAAGTCATAAAGCTGAGAAACCCTCTTGCTTCACCTCCCCAatagctgggatgacaggtgtgtaccaccatgtctggctcagTAAGTTTGCTAAAACTGACAATCGCCCCAATAGCTACCTAGTACTCTCTAGATGATATACACAGGCCTtcgtccccccctcccccaccccaagacagggtctctctgtgtagctctggttgatATGGtaatcactctgtagactaggctggcctcgaactcag
This window harbors:
- the Cct7 gene encoding T-complex protein 1 subunit eta → MMPTPVILLKEGTDSSQGIPQLVSNISACQVIAEAVRTTLGPRGMDKLIVDGRGKATISNDGATILKLLDVVHPAAKTLVDIAKSQDAEVGDGTTSVTLLAAEFLKQVKPYVEEGLHPQIIIRAFRTATQLAVNKIKEIAVTVKKQDKVEQRKMLEKCAMTALSSKLISQQKVFFAKMVVDAVMMLDELLQLKMIGIKKVQGGALEESQLVAGVAFKKTFSYAGFEMQPKKYKNPKIALLNVELELKAEKDNAEIRVHTVEDYQAIVDAEWNILYDKLEKIHQSGAKVILSKLPIGDVATQYFADRDMFCAGRVPEEDLKRTMMACGGSIQTSVNALVPDVLGHCQVFEETQIGGERYNFFTGCPKAKTCTIILRGGAEQFMEETERSLHDAIMIVRRAIKNDSVVAGGGAIEMELSKYLRDYSRTIPGKQQLLIGAYAKALEIIPRQLCDNAGFDATNILNKLRARHAQGGMWYGVDINNENIADNFQAFVWEPAMVRINALTAASEAACLIVSVDETIKNPRSTVDPPAPSAGRGRGQARFH